ATAATCGCTAAACTTTTTTACTATTTTATTTTGGTAAATATTAAATATTTCTTTATTTCTATTTTGATGATTTAATATTTGTTTAAAAAAATCAAAAGCACCCCTTTCATTTCCTTTAATATTAAAATTTTCACTAAATAATATTAAAGCACTTGCTAAATCTTTTGAAGTAGAATTTTTGTTTTTTGCTATTTTATAGAGCATTTCAAAAGTAATCTCTTGTTTAGCATCATTAGAAACATCTTTATTTTCTACTCTTGTTGATAATAATATTATTAATATTGATAAAATAACAACAATAAAAAGATAAAAAACATAGAAAAAAGCAGAAGAAGGTAGAATAGAAATAAAAAAATCAACTATTTTTTCTATCATTTAAATCTTTGTAATACTGATTTTTGGTGAGCTGTAAGTCCTTCTGTTTTGGCTAAAATAGCACAACTTTTGCCCATCTCTTCCATTGCTTTTTTTGAAAAAGAAATAATAGAACTCTTTTTCATAAAAATTTCCACATTTAAAGGAGAATAAAATTTTGCAGTCCCACCTGTTGGAAGCGTGTGATTTGGTCCTGCTATATAATCACCAATTGGCTCAGGAGTATATTCTCCAAGAAAAATTGCACCTGCATTTTGTATATATGGAAGTAATTCAAAAGGATTTTTAGTTAAAATCTCTAAATGCTCAGGTGCAATTTCATTCATAAAATTTATTGCCTCCTCAATATTTTGCGTTATAATAATTGCACCTCTTTCTTCTATCGATTTTTGAGCAATCTCTCTTCTTTCAAGCTCTTTTAAAAATTTTTTAATCTTTTCTAATGTTTTAATAGCTAACATTTCACTATCTGTTATTAAAATACTACTTGCCATTTCATCATGTTCTGCTTGTGAGAGCAGATCTATCGCAACATAATCTGGCTTTGCACTGTTATCAGCAATAATTCCTATTTCACTTGGCCCTGCTATCATATCAATATTTACATCCCCATAAACTAATTTCTTAGCTGTTGCTACAAAAATATTACCAGGACCTGTAATAACATCTACTTTTGGAATGCTCTCTGTACCATATGATAATGCTGCTATTGCACTTGCACCTCCTACTTTAAAAGTTTTAGGTGCACCACAAATATATAAAGCAGCAAGTAATAATTCATTTGGTTTATTTTCAATTACAGGAGTCGTAACTATAATTTCTCTCACTCCTGCTACAATTGCAGGAATTACATTCATTAAAAGACTACTTGGATAAAATGCTTTACCACCTGGTACATAAACACCAGCTCTATTTACAGGAGTTACCTTTTGACCTAAGATGCTACCATTTTCTTCAAAATCAAGCCAAGATTTTGGAAGTTGCTTTTCGTGATATGCTTTTATTCTATTATATGCTAAATGAAGAGCTTTTTTTAATTCTTCATCTAAATTATCATATGCTTTTTTCATTTCACTTTTGCTAATTTCTAAATCTTCATTTTTAGTTGGGGTCCATTTGTCAAATTTTGAAATATGCCTAAAAAGTGCTTTATTTCCTTCATTTTTTACTTCATTAATAATTTCTTTTACAATATTTTCAACATTAGAAATATCCATTTTCCCTCTATTTAATATCTCTTGAAATTCTTTTGTAAAATTTTTATCAGTAGTTTTTATAACTTTCATCAAAAAGCCTTTTTTGCTAATTTTAGCAAAATTACCTTTATGTTACAATTGCAAAAAAATTTAGTAATAGATAACGAATTAGTTTTGAGTTAAATAAATTCATTAATCAAGGTTTTAAATATGGATATTTCTTTAATTTTGCTTAGTTTTATTTTAGTTTTAATTCCATCTATTATAACTTATAAACTAAAAATTGGAATTGAAAAAGAGATTTTAAAAAATTCAATTAGGGCTCTTCTTCAATTAACAGCACTTGGTTTTATTTTAGGCTTTTTATTTAAAATTAAAAATCCTATATTTTATGTTCCTATTGTTTTATTTATGCTTTTATACTCATCATATATTGCAAAAAAACGCACAAATTATTCATTCATAGCAGCTTTTTTTTCACTTACACTTGCGACTACTTTGATATTAACTATTCTTGTAAGTTTAAAAATAATATCTCTAAAACCAAATGAGTTTATACCAATTGCTGGAATGATTATTGGAAATGCCCTAAATACCTATACCTTAACAATTGAGAGATTAAAAAGAGAAATTACACTTCAAAAAGAGCTAATAGAAGCTTTTATTGCAATTGGCGCAAGATATTCTGATGCATTAAAAATAATGCAAAAAGAAGCTATAAAAGCTGCGTTAATTCCTGTAAATAATATGCTTCAAACCATTGGAGTTGTAGCAATTCCTGGAATCACAACTGGAATGTTACTTGCAGGTGCATCGCCTCTTAAAGCTGTAACTTATCAAATTGTAATTATTTATATGCTTGTAAGTATTAATTTATTTAGCTCATTATTTGGAAGTTATTTTTATATAAAAGAAAAAGAATTAGTCTAAATTATAGACTTTTTTAATATGTAAAGCTTCATCAAATTCATATATCCTTGGGATTCCTGTTGCTATTTCAAATTTTGGAATATCTTCATCACTGATTCCATCAAGCTCTTTTACCATCCCTCTTATTGTATTTCCATGAGCTGTAATTAAAACATCTTTTCCTTCTACAAGAAGTGGCGCTACTCTTTCATGAAAAGCTGCCATTGCACGAATTTGATTATCTTTTAAACTCTCAGTGTTTGGTAATAATTCTATTGGAAAGTTTTTATATTTTGGGTCAAATCTTGGATGTCTTTTATCATCTTCACTAAGAGGTGGAGGTGGCACATCATAACTTCTTCTATAAAGTAAAAATTTCTCTTCTCCAACCTCAGCTTTAACCTCATCTTTATTAAGTCCAGTTAATGCTCCATAGTGTCTTTCATTAAATCTCCAATCTTTTAAATGGTCTATCCATAATAAATCAAGCTCTTCTAAAATGATTATTCCTGTTTTAATAGCTCTTTTTAAATATGACGAAAAACAAATATCAAAGCTTAATCCTGCACTTTTTAATTTTTGACCTGCTTTTTTGGCTTCTTCAATTCCCTCAGGTGCTAAATCTACATCTACCCAACCAGTAAATCTATTTTGTTTATTCCATTCACTTTTCCCATGTCTAACAAGTACAAGTTTAGCCATTATTTCTCCTTTTTATTGTTAATATGAAATTTTATCAAATTTTTCTTAGACCTTCTTTTTAAATCTGCAAGCTTAATTAATGCTAATTCTAAATTATACTCTTTACTTATAGCAGGAAAAATAATCTCACCTTTATTTGCAATAAAATAATTCTCATCAAAATCTTTATAATCTTTTCTTTGGATTATTAAATATGTAAGCTTATTATCAACTATTTTCGGAATTTTTTTATCAATACATACACCTATTTGTTCTCTTAATATCTCATTAAAAAAAACTAAAAAATTTAAAACCACATCTTCATAATTTAAAAGTTTCCTTTTATTATTATATATTTTTATTTGAGTAAATTTTAGGTTTTTATTTTTCTCATCTATCCAAACTCCAAAATCATAATTAATAACCTTTTTTAAAAACTCATTAAAATCATCCTCAACATCACACATTTTAAACGGGTAATTTGATAAAATTTTAATATCATTATTCAAAATATATTGGCTATACTCCATAGCTTTCCTTTTTAATGAAATTATAATAAAGGTTTTTAATGAAAAAAATTTTAATAACAAATGATGATAGCTTTGAAGCAAAAGGTCTTAGCGTTTTAATCGATGCAGTTAAAGATTTAGGAGAAATATATATCGTAGCACCAGCTTTTCCAAAAAGTGCATGTAGTCACTCTCTTACAATAACAAAACCTCTAAGATTTATTAAGCTTGATAAAAATTTTTATAAACTTGATGATGGAACTCCTACTGATTGTGTATATTTATCTTTTCCTGAAATTTTTGATGGTAAAAAGCCAGATTTAGTATTAAGTGGAATAAACCATGGAGCAAATCTTGGAGAGGATGTAACATATTCTGGGACTGCTGGTGGGGCAATGGAAGGAGCGCTTCATGGAATTCCTTCAATTGCATTTTCACAAGTTTTAAAAAGTTTTGATAATCCTCCAAGTGAAGTTAATTGGGAAAATGCAAAAAATATAGCAAGAGATATTACTAAAAAAGTGCTTGATGGAAAAATTACAATTCCTCATAGACACATTTTAAATGTAAATATCCCAAATACAAAAAAAATAAAAGGAATAAAAGCTACAAAACTTGGATATAGACTATATGGAAATGATGCTCATAAACACACAAATCCAAGAGGGGAAGAATTTTATTGGATTGGCCTTCATCCATTAGCTTTTAAAGAAGAAAATGGTAGTGATTTTGATGCAATAAAAAATAGCTATGTCTCAATCACTCCTATAAAACTTGATATAACTGGATATGAAGCATTAGAAAAGTTAAAAAATGAAATCAATAATTGAGTGTAATTTAAACTATAAAAACTTCTTAGATGCTACTTTATGTGAATGTAAAGCTAAAAATCTTCCATTTAAATCATTTGGCAAAGGTTTTAATCAAAATGAGGCTAAAATCTCAGCTATTGGGGAGATGAATGAAAGAATCTTAACAAGAAACTATTTTGAAGAGTATTATGTAGATAGTCTATATCCTGATGCAATAATTACAGATAAATTTTTAAACTCTAAACTTTATGAATTTTATAATATTAAAAATTTAGAAAAAGAAGATTTATTTGATTTTAATAGTGATATTTTTGATATTTTATCAATTCCTTTTATTCATAAACAAAGTGGTAAATATATCTATTTTCCAATTAATTTAATTCATAATATTTATGCAAGCAATGGTATGGCTTTTCATACAAATTTAAAAGATGCATATTATAATGCAAAAAGCGAAATTATTGAAAGATTTGTTAAATTTCAAGTTATTAAATATGGACTTCCTCTTCCAAAAATCGCCCACCCATATAACTCAGAAAAAATTCAAATATATGATGCAACTCTTGATGGAAAATACCCTGTAATGGCAGCAAGTTTTATTGAAAACGATGAAGTTATTTTATCATTTGGCTGTGATTTAGATAAAAATAAAGCAATTAATAAAGCATATTTAGAATTGCTTCAAACTGAATTTAAAGAAAGAGGAAGATTTTTAGATGATATAGATTATATTAAAGAACCTGTAAATTTAACCCAACATTTTATCAATTTAAGTGGAGATATCCATTCTAACTTTTTAAAAAAACCATATTTTGATAAAGCTAATTGGAATTTTGAGACATTAAATGTATTTAATAAAGATGAATATTTTAGAATATATAGATATAAAAACTTTATTGCAATTCAAGTTATTATTCCTGAAATTAGCGAAGTTTATCCAATAGATGATTTAAAATATTATAATATTAACAAAGGCAAATTTATACGAAATGATATTTTAAACTTAAAAAACAAACAAAAAGTGCTTAATTATTTATATGAAAATGCTGTTTGGGATATTGGAGAGTTTATTGGAGTAATTTTTAATAAAAAATATACTATTGAAGAGGTTGATAAATTATATGATGGTTATGAGTTTGATGAAAAATATAAAAATATCCTTTCACTTTCAAAGGAATTAAATGAGATATGATAGATGTAAAAAGCTTTTAAGTAAATTTGATAAGCTTCAAAACTTAAAAGTTTTAATATGCGGAGTTGGTGGAGTTGGAGGATATGCATTAGATTGTCTCTATAAAAGTGGAGTTAAGGATATAACTATTATAGATTTTGATAGATTTGATATTACAAATCAAAATAGACAAATTGGAAGTGAATTTATAGGGGAAAAAAAAGTTGAAGTTTTAGCAAAACTATACCCTAATATTAAAAAAATTGATATTAAATTAACACCTGAGGTAATAGAAAATTTTGATTTTAAAAAGTATGATATTATAATTGATGCTATTGATGATTTAAATGCAAAAATTTCTCTCATAAAAAAAGCCTATCCTAAAATAATCTCTTCAATGGGAGCCGCAAAAAGAGTTGACCCTACAAAAATAAAAATTGACAGCATTTGGAAAACAAATACTGACCCATTTGCTAAAAAAATAAGAGATAGATTAAAAAAAGAAAAATTTACAGGCGATTTTAAAGTAGTCTATTCAACAGAAAAACCAATAAACTGCGATATAGGAAGTTTTGTGGGGGTCACAGGGGCATTTGGATTTGCCCTGTGCAGTGAAGTTATTAAAGATTTTGTTTAACACTTATCAAAAGGAGCTTTATTATCCCTTGTATCTAAGAACCATTTCATGCCAACATCTGTCCATTTTCTTGTATCAGGGAAGAAGTTTTGTATTGTTTCATAAACTCTTGCAAAATCTCTATTTTTATTTGCATTCTCTTCTAAAATTTCTTTAATAGCCTTTTTGGCTGCTTCATTAACATCTTGCGGAAACTCACAAAGTTTAACACCATATTTACCATCTAAAATTTTTCTTAAAGCAACTCCATTTTCGTATTGGAACTGTGCAAGCATTCTTGCATTCATATCATTACTTGCTACTTCAATTGCTGTTTGAAACTCTTTTGGAAGTCTTTCAAATTTTTTCTTATTAAATGTAAGTTCTAAAATTGTTCCTGGTTCGTGCCATCCTGAGTAGTAATATTTTGCTACTTTATAAAAGCCCATTTTAATATCAAGAGCTGGTCCTACCCACTCTGTTGCATCAATTACACCTCTTTCAAGTGCTGTATAAATCTCTCCTCCTGGAATATTTACAGGTTTTACTCCAAGTCTTGCCATAACTTCACCACCAAGACCTGGTATTCTCATTTTAAGACCTTTTAGGTCATTTAACGATTTAATTGGTTTTCTAAACCAACCTCCCATTTGATTTCCACTATTTCCACCTTTAAAAGGAACTAAATTATATTTTGCATATAATTCTCTCCAAATTTTCATTCCACCACCAAAATCAAGCCAAGCATTCATCTCATCAGCTACCATTCCAAAAGGATACGCACTAAATAAACTAAATGCAGGATTTTTTCCTTTCCAATAGTATGGACCTGAATGAAATCCATCAATTAATCCTTTACTACACGCATCAAATACTCCAAGGGCTGGTACTAACTCATTAGCTCCATAAATTTTAATTCTTAATCCACCATCAGTTAACTCTTTAACTCGTTTTGCAAAATAATATACTCCCTCAGCCATAATTGGCATTGTTTTTGACCAAGAAAGACAAACTTTTAGTGTTTTTCTTGTTTTAGCATATAGATTTGTTGTAAAAACAGATGTTGCAACTGCTCCAACACCAGCAGTTTTAAGAAATTTCCTTCTATCCATTTAAACTCCTTTTTTTATTATATTATCACAAAAATTAAAAAAGAAAAAAAGTAAATAAAATTTAATGAAAAAAAATAGAAAAAAAGAAACAATTAATAAAAAATTGCAATAACTGCATAACTTAAAAACAGCATTAAGTGTGAAAGACCTTCTAAATAATTTGTCTCTCCATCTTCTGTTGTTTTCCAAACAAGTAAAATTGTAAGAAGCAATGCTCCAACTTGAAGAGGTGTGAAATCAAGAGTTAAATTTACTCCAACAAGTAACGATAAGAAAATTAAAGCTGGGACAGTTAATAATATACTAACAGTACTTGCTCCCATTGCTATATTTACAACTCTTTGCATTTCATCATTTTTAGCAGCTCTAATTGCAGTAAAAAGCTCTGGTGCAACTGTTACAAAAGCAATTAAAATCCCTACAAATCCTGCTGTTAAGCCAAATTCTTTAAAAATAACAACTCCATCTTTTGCAAAAATTTCTGAGAGAATTGCAATTAAAACTAATAATGCAACTAATACTAAAATATTAAATAGATTACTTTTCCTATCAAAAAAATAATCATCATTTTCATTTTCTAATACTTTTTTTACCCTACTTCTTTTTGTAAATTTAAAAAAATGAACGTGAGTATTTGTTTGGAATTTGAAAATAAAAATGTAAAAAATCATAAGTAAAATACCAATAATTACACTCGCTTTAAATAAAGCTTCTTGTGATGAATGAAGAGAAATTGTCGTTGGTACAAGTAACATTGCAGCTGCTACAAATAAGATAGTAGTATAACTTGCTGATGTATCCTCGTTATGAACTTGCTCTTTAAAACTAAGTCCACCAACAAAAACTGCAATACCAAGAAGAGCATTTAAATCAACTATTACTGTTGCAATAATACCATTTTTTACTGTCTCTACAACTTCTGGATGTGTCTTAGCTTCTAAAACAACCATAAAAAGAATAATAATTTCAACTAAAACTGCACTAAAAGTTAAAATCATACTACCAAATGGCTCGCCAAATCTCTCAGCTAAAATTTCAGCTATTTCACTAATAGTAACAGCTAAACTACCAATACCTATTGCTGCAAAAATAGTTGAAAGTAAACTAAAATGAGAAAAATGAAAAAAAACAGCTAATATTAAAGCAAAAACTCCTACAATAATATCCCAATAATCTTTAAAAAACTCTATACTCCGAGAGTGTTCCAATTTAACTCCTTAAAAAATGATTTGCTTTTTTTATAAAATAAATTTCTCCATAATTTTTAAAAAAATCATATGCCTTTTTTAAAGCGATAATTTTATCATATTCTCCTAAAAAAATTTCTATTCTTACATTTTTAATTTCTTTTATTTTTTCCCAATCAAAAGTAAAAAGAGACATTAAATCATCAATCTCACAATCATATTTTATTAAATCTTTAACATCTATACTTTCAATTCCTGCTTTTTTTAAAAAATTATTTATATAAGAAACTTTATCTTTTTTAAATGCTTTTAAATTTATTTCAATTAACTTTTCATTATAATCAAAAAAAGCAGGTGAGAGAAGTTGAAGTTTATCTATTCTATGATTTGAATTTATCACATAATCAACTGCTTCTTGTGCACCTTTACTAAATCCAGCTACTATAAACTCATTATCTTCTAAATACTCTTTAAAAAGAATTTTTTCATTTCTTAAACAAAAACCACTAAAATATTTCATTTTTTATTTTTTCAATATCTTCTTTATGAATAACTTCATCTTTTAGCATTTTTTCATACACTTTTTCAATTAACAATTTATGACTAACATAAAGTTCTTTTGTCTCTTTATATGCTTCATCTAATATTTTAGCAACCTCACTTTCATCTCCTGTAATATTCTCTCCCATTCCATAATCTTTAATCATTTTATAGGCAAGTTCGCGTGCTTTTTTAATATCTTTATGGGCATTTGAATATTTTTCATTAAATCTCTCTTCAACCCCAACTCTTCCTGCAAGTAAGGTCTCAATTTTACTCATAATTTCAGTTTTTGAAATTATCTCTTTATCCTCTTCTTTAAAATCATCTTTTACTAAACTTATTCTTTCAAAATCAACTCCAAGCCAATCAGCAATTACTGCTTTACTTGCTTGATAATAACTTAAAATCTCTTTCTCTTTTGGAGAGTATGTATTTAGTCTTTTTTTACCCATTAATACTTTATCTTTTACCGCATAAAAATCACTCTCTTCAATAAAATGTTTTCCTTGTTTTAGAGCATAAATACTTGCTTCATTTACCAAGCTTGCAAGGGCTGCCCCACTAAACCCAACAGTCATTTTTGCAATATTTTCTAAATTCCCTTTAAAAGGTTTATTCTTCATATGTACTTTTAATATTTCAAGTCTATCTTTAAGTCCTGGTAGTTCTACAAAAATTCTTCTATCAAATCTTCCTGGTCTAAGAAGTGCTTCATCAAGTAATTCTACTTTATTAGTAGCACCAATTACAATAACACCTTCACTCCCCTCAAACCCA
This Caminibacter mediatlanticus TB-2 DNA region includes the following protein-coding sequences:
- a CDS encoding AAA family ATPase, with protein sequence MSKNNKNLLITIAVIVILFALLITAGIKSGNLNSSVLISQIIGVFIVLIFFVFLIALIKNFFPKTQQPQQVQVEMNTGIEKDFVIKPITSNYTFKDVAGINEVKEELIEIVDFLKNPQKYRDFGINLPKGVLLVGPPGVGKTLIAKALAGEAGVPFFYQSGSSFVQMYVGVGAKRVRDLFSKAKAMAPSIIFIDEIDAIGKARGNLRNDEREATLNQLLTEMDGFEGSEGVIVIGATNKVELLDEALLRPGRFDRRIFVELPGLKDRLEILKVHMKNKPFKGNLENIAKMTVGFSGAALASLVNEASIYALKQGKHFIEESDFYAVKDKVLMGKKRLNTYSPKEKEILSYYQASKAVIADWLGVDFERISLVKDDFKEEDKEIISKTEIMSKIETLLAGRVGVEERFNEKYSNAHKDIKKARELAYKMIKDYGMGENITGDESEVAKILDEAYKETKELYVSHKLLIEKVYEKMLKDEVIHKEDIEKIKNEIF
- a CDS encoding calcium:proton antiporter → MEHSRSIEFFKDYWDIIVGVFALILAVFFHFSHFSLLSTIFAAIGIGSLAVTISEIAEILAERFGEPFGSMILTFSAVLVEIIILFMVVLEAKTHPEVVETVKNGIIATVIVDLNALLGIAVFVGGLSFKEQVHNEDTSASYTTILFVAAAMLLVPTTISLHSSQEALFKASVIIGILLMIFYIFIFKFQTNTHVHFFKFTKRSRVKKVLENENDDYFFDRKSNLFNILVLVALLVLIAILSEIFAKDGVVIFKEFGLTAGFVGILIAFVTVAPELFTAIRAAKNDEMQRVVNIAMGASTVSILLTVPALIFLSLLVGVNLTLDFTPLQVGALLLTILLVWKTTEDGETNYLEGLSHLMLFLSYAVIAIFY
- the bioV gene encoding pimelyl-ACP methyl ester esterase BioV, producing the protein MKYFSGFCLRNEKILFKEYLEDNEFIVAGFSKGAQEAVDYVINSNHRIDKLQLLSPAFFDYNEKLIEINLKAFKKDKVSYINNFLKKAGIESIDVKDLIKYDCEIDDLMSLFTFDWEKIKEIKNVRIEIFLGEYDKIIALKKAYDFFKNYGEIYFIKKANHFLRS
- a CDS encoding ABC transporter permease, giving the protein MDISLILLSFILVLIPSIITYKLKIGIEKEILKNSIRALLQLTALGFILGFLFKIKNPIFYVPIVLFMLLYSSYIAKKRTNYSFIAAFFSLTLATTLILTILVSLKIISLKPNEFIPIAGMIIGNALNTYTLTIERLKREITLQKELIEAFIAIGARYSDALKIMQKEAIKAALIPVNNMLQTIGVVAIPGITTGMLLAGASPLKAVTYQIVIIYMLVSINLFSSLFGSYFYIKEKELV
- the surE gene encoding 5'/3'-nucleotidase SurE, with the translated sequence MKKILITNDDSFEAKGLSVLIDAVKDLGEIYIVAPAFPKSACSHSLTITKPLRFIKLDKNFYKLDDGTPTDCVYLSFPEIFDGKKPDLVLSGINHGANLGEDVTYSGTAGGAMEGALHGIPSIAFSQVLKSFDNPPSEVNWENAKNIARDITKKVLDGKITIPHRHILNVNIPNTKKIKGIKATKLGYRLYGNDAHKHTNPRGEEFYWIGLHPLAFKEENGSDFDAIKNSYVSITPIKLDITGYEALEKLKNEINN
- a CDS encoding YcaO-like family protein, yielding MKSIIECNLNYKNFLDATLCECKAKNLPFKSFGKGFNQNEAKISAIGEMNERILTRNYFEEYYVDSLYPDAIITDKFLNSKLYEFYNIKNLEKEDLFDFNSDIFDILSIPFIHKQSGKYIYFPINLIHNIYASNGMAFHTNLKDAYYNAKSEIIERFVKFQVIKYGLPLPKIAHPYNSEKIQIYDATLDGKYPVMAASFIENDEVILSFGCDLDKNKAINKAYLELLQTEFKERGRFLDDIDYIKEPVNLTQHFINLSGDIHSNFLKKPYFDKANWNFETLNVFNKDEYFRIYRYKNFIAIQVIIPEISEVYPIDDLKYYNINKGKFIRNDILNLKNKQKVLNYLYENAVWDIGEFIGVIFNKKYTIEEVDKLYDGYEFDEKYKNILSLSKELNEI
- the hisD gene encoding histidinol dehydrogenase, which codes for MKVIKTTDKNFTKEFQEILNRGKMDISNVENIVKEIINEVKNEGNKALFRHISKFDKWTPTKNEDLEISKSEMKKAYDNLDEELKKALHLAYNRIKAYHEKQLPKSWLDFEENGSILGQKVTPVNRAGVYVPGGKAFYPSSLLMNVIPAIVAGVREIIVTTPVIENKPNELLLAALYICGAPKTFKVGGASAIAALSYGTESIPKVDVITGPGNIFVATAKKLVYGDVNIDMIAGPSEIGIIADNSAKPDYVAIDLLSQAEHDEMASSILITDSEMLAIKTLEKIKKFLKELERREIAQKSIEERGAIIITQNIEEAINFMNEIAPEHLEILTKNPFELLPYIQNAGAIFLGEYTPEPIGDYIAGPNHTLPTGGTAKFYSPLNVEIFMKKSSIISFSKKAMEEMGKSCAILAKTEGLTAHQKSVLQRFK
- a CDS encoding ThiF family adenylyltransferase; translation: MRYDRCKKLLSKFDKLQNLKVLICGVGGVGGYALDCLYKSGVKDITIIDFDRFDITNQNRQIGSEFIGEKKVEVLAKLYPNIKKIDIKLTPEVIENFDFKKYDIIIDAIDDLNAKISLIKKAYPKIISSMGAAKRVDPTKIKIDSIWKTNTDPFAKKIRDRLKKEKFTGDFKVVYSTEKPINCDIGSFVGVTGAFGFALCSEVIKDFV
- a CDS encoding stationary phase survival protein SurE, producing MEYSQYILNNDIKILSNYPFKMCDVEDDFNEFLKKVINYDFGVWIDEKNKNLKFTQIKIYNNKRKLLNYEDVVLNFLVFFNEILREQIGVCIDKKIPKIVDNKLTYLIIQRKDYKDFDENYFIANKGEIIFPAISKEYNLELALIKLADLKRRSKKNLIKFHINNKKEK
- the gpmA gene encoding 2,3-diphosphoglycerate-dependent phosphoglycerate mutase; amino-acid sequence: MAKLVLVRHGKSEWNKQNRFTGWVDVDLAPEGIEEAKKAGQKLKSAGLSFDICFSSYLKRAIKTGIIILEELDLLWIDHLKDWRFNERHYGALTGLNKDEVKAEVGEEKFLLYRRSYDVPPPPLSEDDKRHPRFDPKYKNFPIELLPNTESLKDNQIRAMAAFHERVAPLLVEGKDVLITAHGNTIRGMVKELDGISDEDIPKFEIATGIPRIYEFDEALHIKKVYNLD
- a CDS encoding TRAP transporter substrate-binding protein: MDRRKFLKTAGVGAVATSVFTTNLYAKTRKTLKVCLSWSKTMPIMAEGVYYFAKRVKELTDGGLRIKIYGANELVPALGVFDACSKGLIDGFHSGPYYWKGKNPAFSLFSAYPFGMVADEMNAWLDFGGGMKIWRELYAKYNLVPFKGGNSGNQMGGWFRKPIKSLNDLKGLKMRIPGLGGEVMARLGVKPVNIPGGEIYTALERGVIDATEWVGPALDIKMGFYKVAKYYYSGWHEPGTILELTFNKKKFERLPKEFQTAIEVASNDMNARMLAQFQYENGVALRKILDGKYGVKLCEFPQDVNEAAKKAIKEILEENANKNRDFARVYETIQNFFPDTRKWTDVGMKWFLDTRDNKAPFDKC